The Medicago truncatula cultivar Jemalong A17 chromosome 4, MtrunA17r5.0-ANR, whole genome shotgun sequence genome includes a region encoding these proteins:
- the LOC11443459 gene encoding probable phosphoinositide phosphatase SAC9, producing the protein MESQGGLRDTSVVVVTLDSDEVYIIVSLSTRTDTQILYVDPTTGILRYEAKRGFDLFHSQKEAYEFVTNGSRTGCKSRILGRAILGYAALGNFAFLLIATRLIASIPNLPGGGCVYTVGESQWIKIPLQNAQVQGKGEVKNVMELLELDIDGKHYFCETRDITRPFPSRMAVNQPDPEFVWNAWFSTQFVNVGLATHCVNLLQGFAECRSFGSSGQLEGVVALTARRSRLHPGTRYLARGLNSCFSTGNEVECEQLVWVPKRAGQSVPFNTYVWRRGTIPIWWGAELKITAAEAEIYVSDCDPYKGSVQYYERLSKRYDTRNLNIRAGETSNRKALVPIVCINLLRNGEGKSECILVQHFEESLNFIRSTGKLPNTRVHLINYDWHASVKLKGEQQTIEGLWRLLKAPTISIGISEGDYLPSRQRINDCRGEVICNDDFVGAFCLRTHQNGTVRFNCADSLDRTNAASFFGCLQVFMEQCRRLGISLDSDGALGYHSMNNNYGGYTAPLPPGWEKRSDAVTGKTYFIDHNTRTTTWMHPCPDKPWKRLDMGFEEFKRSTILSPVSQLADLFLLAGDIHATLYTGSKAMHSQILNIFNEDTGKFKQFSAAQNMKITLQRRYKNAIVDSSRQKQLEMFLGMRLFKHLPSISLQPLHVPSRPSGFFLKPVANLFPISGGEASLLSFKGKNVVWISPQSTDVVEIFIYLGEPCHVCQLLLTISHGADDSTYPSTVDVRTGRHLDGLKLVLEAASIPQCASGTNLLIPLPGAISAEDMAITGASSRLHAQDTPPLSLLYDFEELEGEWDFLSRVVAITLYPTVSGRKPLTLGEIEILGVSIPWRDAFTNEGPGAKLIEHVKKFEEEPNPFLSGSDMNPFNSLSTENVSPPDQKGTSPDVLLDLLSGNDPLPHPLAQPVTENFAYEESDPLDFLDQNVGYSGQSDSKISAEDTRHSDTSTEQYLKCLKSLAGPNLQKKLDFIEAMKLEIERLKLNLSAAERDKVLLSVGMDPATINPNALLDEVYMGRLSKVASNLALLGEASLEDKLIASIGLGTVDDNPIDFWNIIRIGETCLGGKCEVRAEIKKSVHSSNLMSSGGVSEPVFFCSQCERKVCRVCCAGRGALLLGGYNSRDVINYNCAPADLPMNRLLARDGIICKRCCQDIVLDTLILDYVRVLTSLRRKDRVEKAAYNALKQIIGSSWDCLLEKKQIPDRQSAGKAVQLLLNGHESLAEFPFASFLHPVETAANSAPFLSLLAPFNSGSWLSYWKAPSSAISVEFGIVLGNISDVSGVTLIVSPCGYSLADAPIVQIWASNKIHKEERSLMGKWDLQSMIKGSSELCGPEKPGTEHKVPRHVKFTFKSSVRCRIIWISLRLQRPGSSSINIGSDFNLLSLDENPFAQETRRASFGGSSESESCLHAKRILVLGSPIRKEIDLNLNSYQSPDKLNLTGFLERAPQLNRFKVPIEAERLMDNDLVLEQYLSPASPLVAGFRLDVFSAIKPRVTHSPLSDVHSPHFSSMFDDRYINPAVLYLQVSVLQDNHTMVIIGEYRLPEARAGTPMYFDFSRQIQTRRISFKLHGDVAAFTDDLSEQDDSGTRISPLAVGLSLSNRIKLYYYADPYDLGKWASLTAV; encoded by the exons ATGGAATCACAAG gtGGATTACGAGACACATCAGTTGTGGTCGTAACGCTAGATTCCGACGAAGTATACATAATCGTAAGCCTAAGCACACGAACGGATACACAAATTCTCTACGTAGATCCAACCACCGGAATCCTTCGCTATGAAGCAAAACGAGGTTTCGATCTATTCCATTCACAAAAAGAAGCTTATGAATTCGTTACAAACGGATCGCGAACCGGTTGCAAGAGTAGGATTCTTGGTAGAGCTATATTAGGTTACGCTGCGTTAGGGAATTTCGCTTTTCTTCTAATCGCGACAAGGTTGATCGCGAGTATTCCAAATTTGCCTGGTGGAGGCTGTGTTTATACGGTTGGGGAGAGTCAGTGGATCAAGATTCCGTTGCAAAATGCGCAGGTGCAAGGGAAAGGGGAGGTGAAGAATGTTATGGAGTTGTTAGAGCTTGATATCGATGGGAAGCATTATTTTTGTGAGACTAGGGATATTACTCGTCCGTTTCCGAGTAGAATGGCGGTTAATCAGCCTGATCCGGAGTTTGTTTGGAATGCGTGGTTTTCTACGCAGTTTGTTAATGTTGGATTGGCTACACATTGTGTTAATCTCTTGCAG GGGTTTGCAGAATGTCGAAGTTTTGGAAGTTCAGGTCAGCTAGAAGGTGTTGTTGCTCTTACAGCTCGTAGGAGCAGGTTACACCCTGGTACTCGATACTTGGCGAGGGGGCTAAATTCATGTTTCAGTACAG GAAATGAAGTGGAATGCGAGCAGCTCGTATGGGTCCCTAAAAGAGCCGGTCAAAGTGTACCTTTCAACACATACGTCTGGCGAAGAGGAACAATTCCTATCTGGTGGGGTGCAGAACTGAAAATCACTGCTGCAGAAGCTGAAATTTATGTTTCAGACTGTGATCCTTATAAAGGAAGTGTGCAATATTATGAAAGACTGAGTAAGAGATACGATACTCGGAATCTAAATATACGAGCTGGCGAGACTTCAAATCGAAAAGCTTTGGTTCCTATAGTATGCATTAACTTGCTTCGAAACGGGGAAGGAAAGTCAGAGTGTATTTTGGTTCAGCATTTTGAAGAGTCTTTAAACTTTATTAGATCGACTGGTAAGCTCCCCAATACCCGGGTCCATTTGATAAATTATGACTGGCATGCCAGTGTAAAATTAAAAGGTGAACAACAAACAATTGAAGGGTTGTGGAGACTTCTAAAAGCACCCACTATATCCATAGGCATATCTGAAGGAGATTACTTGCCTTCACGACAAAGGATAAATGATTGCAGAGGTGAAGTCATCTGCAATGATGATTTTGTAGGTGCATTCTGCTTAAGAACACATCAAAATGGGACTGTTCGTTTTAATTGTGCTGATTCTTTGGACAGGACCAATGCTGCTAGTTTTTTTGGTTGCCTCCAAGTCTTCATGGAGCAATGTAGACGGCTGGGTATATCACTTGATAGCGATGGTGCACTTGGTTATCATTCAATGAATAATAACTATGGTGGATATACTGCTCCATTGCCACCTGGATGGGAGAAGCGATCTGATGCAGTGACcggaaaaacatattttattgaCCATAATACTAGAACCACCACATGGATGCATCCATGTCCTGATAAACCGTGGAAGAGACTTGATATGGGATTTGAGGAGTTTAAGAGATCAACAATTTTGTCTCCTGTATCTCAACTAGCCGACCTTTTTCTACTTGCTGGGGATATTCATGCAACTCTTTACACTGGGTCTAAAGCAATGCACAGCCAAATACTTAACATATTCAATGAAGATACAGGAAAGTTTAAACAGTTTTCGGCTGCACAGAATATGAAAATCACTCTGCAAAGAAGATACAAGAATGCAATTGTGGATAGCTCTCGTCAAAAGCAATTGGAAATGTTTCTCGGAATGAGGCTTTTCAAGCATCTTCCATCGATTTCTCTTCAACCTCTACAT GTACCATCTCGGCCATCTGGTTTCTTTCTCAAGCCAGTTGCTAACTTATTTCCTATTTCTGGTGGTGAAGCTAGTCTTCTGAGTTTCAAGGGGAAAAATGTTGTCTGG ATTTCTCCACAGTCTACTGATGTAGTTGAAATCTTTATCTATCTTGGTGAGCCTTGCCATGTTTGTCAGCTTCTTCTCACAATATCCCATGGTGCAGATGATTCAACTTATCCATCAACAGTTGATGTTCGGACAGGACGTCATTTGGATGGGCTTAAATTGGTTCTGGAG GCTGCTTCTATACCACAATGTGCAAGTGGGACTAACCTATTAATACCCTTACCTGGGGCAATCAGTGCAGAAGATATGGCTATAACTGGAGCAAGCTCTCGTCTCCATGCCCAAGATACACCGCCGTTGTCATTACTGTATGATTTTGAGGAGCTCGAGGGAGAGTGGGATTTCCTTTCTCGTGTTGTGGCAATAACCTTATATCCTACGGTATCTGGAAGAAAACCATTAACGCTGGGTGAG ATTGAAATCCTTGGCGTTTCTATTCCTTGGAGGGACGCATTTACCAATGAAGGCCCTGGTGCAAAATTAATCGAGCACGTCAAGAAGTTTGAAGAGGAGCCTAATCCCTTTTTATCTGGTTCAGATATGAATCCATTTAATTCTTTATCCACTGAAAATGTGTCACCACCTGATCAAAAAGGCACTTCTCCGGACGTTTTGCTTGACCTCTTGTCTGGGAATGACCCACTTCCACACCCACTTGCGCAGCCAGTTACTGAAAACTTTGCCTATGAAGAAAGTGACCCACTTGATTTCTTGGACCAGAATGTTGGATATAGTGGCCAAAGTGATAGTAAAATTTCAGCAGAAGATACAAGACATTCAGATACTAGCACTGAACAATATTTAAAATGTCTGAAATCTCTTGCAGGGCCAAATCTG caaaagaAGCTTGACTTTATTGAAGCCATGAAACTTGAAATAGAACGCCTAAAGTTGAATCTTTCTGCTGCTGAAAGGGATAAAGTCCTACTATCTGTTGGAATGGATCCTGCAACAATAAATCCTAATGCACTGCTGGATGAAGTTTATATGGGAAGATTATCTAAAGTTGCAAGCAATCTTGCCCTGCTTGGAGAAGCCTCTCTAGAAGATAAACTTATTGCTTCAATTGGTCTTGGTACTGTTGATGATAATCCAATAGATTTCTGGAATATTATCAGAATTGGGGAAACCTGTTTGGGTGGCAAGTGTGAGGTGCGCgctgaaattaaaaaatcagtTCATTCATCTAACTTAATGTCATCTGGTGGTGTTTCAGAGCCAGTATTCTTCTGTTCTCAATGTGAAAGGAAGGTTTGTAGAGTTTGCTGTGCTGGGAGAGGGGCACTACTGCTTGGAGGATATAACTCAAGAGATGTCATTAATTACAATTGTGCACCTGCTGACTTACCTATGAACCGCCTATTAGCTCGGGATGGCATAATTTGTAAACGATGCTGCCAGGATATTGTGCTTGACACTCTGATTTTGGACTATGTGAGGGTTCTGACCAGCTTAAGAAGAAAGGACCGTGTGGAAAAGGCTGCTTACAATGCTTTAAAGCAAATCATTGGATCATCTTGGGATTGTCTTCTGGAAAAGAAACAGATCCCTGATAGACAGTCAGCTGGTAAAGCTGTACAGCTGTTACTGAATGGACATGAATCCCTGGCTGAATTTCCTTTTGCCAGCTTTTTACACccg GTTGAAACAGCAGCAAATTCTGCTCCATTTTTGTCATTGCTTGCTCCATTTAATTCTGGTTCGTGGCTATCATATTGGAAAGCTCCATCCAGTGCGATCTCTGTTGAATTTGGAATTGTCCTCGGTAACATTTCAGATGTTAGTGGGGTTACATTGATTGTCAGCCCATGTGGCTACTCTTTGGCTGATGCTCCAATT GTGCAAATTTGGGCAAGTAATAAAATACACAAGGAAGAAAGATCGTTAATGGGAAAATGGGATCTACAGTCTATGATTAAAGGTTCCTCGGAATTATGTGGGCCTGAAAAGCCAGGAACAGAACATAAAGTTCCTAGACATGTCAAGTTTACCTTCAAGAGTTCTGTTCGGTGCCGCATAATTTGGATTAGTTTACGCCTCCAGCGACCTGGTtcaagttctataaatattGGAAGTGACTTCAATCTGCTATCTCTTGATGAGAACCCTTTTGCACAGGAAACCCGACGGGCTTCTTTCGGAGGATCTTCTGAAAGTGAATCCTGTCTTCATGCCAAGAGGATTTTGGTGTTAGGGAGCCCCATCAGAAAGGAAATTGATCTTAATCTTAATTCATATCAAAGCCCTGACAAGTTAAACTTGACAGGGTTTTTGGAAAGAGCTCCACAGCTAAATAGATTCAAG gTTCCAATTGAGGCTGAAAGATTGATGGACAACGATCTGGTCCTGGAGCAGTATCTGTCTCCTGCATCTCCTCTTGTCGCCGGGTTTCGTCTAGATGTCTTTAGTGCAATCAAGCCTCGGGTTACCCATTCACCTTTGTCAGATGTACACAGCCCACATTTTTCTTCAATGTTTGATGACAGATACATCAATCCAGCTGTATTATACTTACAAGTTTCTGTTCTCCAG GATAACCATACCATGGTAATTATTGGCGAGTACCGATTACCAGAGGCCAGGGCTGGAACGCCGATGTACTTTGATTTCTCCAGGCAGATACAAACTCGCAGAATTTCATTCAAGCTACATGGAGATGTTGCCGCATTTACAGATGACCTGTCAGAACAAGATGATTCTGGTACTAGAATTTCTCCATTGGCGGTAGGGCTATCTTTGTCCAATAGAATTAAGTTGTACTACTATGCTGATCCATACGACCTTGGTAAATGGGCTAGTCTGACAGCAGTTTAA
- the LOC11446352 gene encoding uncharacterized protein — MVHLLTPTPTTAATALSVRPWNSSSLYSSKNVFFTTPRVNCIGNQSQKQVSNHDQVPPTSDDHSLHRRALMGFSGAVVLGLSWSDEQSARAAARRPPPPPPKEKKDPNLSAAQAKVLASKKRKEAMKAEVARLREQGKAVNINKEPPPPPPVVAAPPASE, encoded by the exons ATGGTTCATTTGCTCACACCGACTCCTACCACAGCCGCAACAGCTCTCTCTGTGAGACCCTGGAATAGCTCCTCTCTATATTCTTCGAAAAATGTATTCTTTACCACTCCAAGAGTGAACTGCATTGGCAACCAAAGTCAAAAACAGGTCTCTAATCATGATCAAGTTCCTCCTACCAGTGATGATCACAGTCTGCATCGGAG GGCATTGATGGGATTTAGTGGTGCAGTAGTGTTGGGGCTGAGTTGGAGTGATGAGCAAAGTGCAAGAGCAGCCGCTAGAAGACCTCCACCTCCTCCACCAAAGGAGAAAAAAGATCCTAATCTCAGTGCTGCTCAGGCAAAAGTATTGGCTAGCAAGAAGAGAAAAGAAGCTATGAAAGCAGAAGTTGCTAGACTAAGAGAGCAAGGGAAGGCTGTTAACATTAATAAAGagccacctcctcctcctcctgtAGTTGCAGCACCTCCTGCATCTGAATAG
- the LOC11445113 gene encoding acid sugar phosphatase produces the protein MIPKCSSSLHPLQFQTFTGLRQLAETRRFKVWLLDQFGVLHDGKQPYPGAISTLENIAKTGGKMVIISNSSRRSSVTLEKVKSLGFDASLFLGAITSGELTHQYLQRRDDPWFASLGRSCIHFTWSGRGAISLEGLDLRVVENVEEAEFVLAHGTEALGGANGNARSMKLEDLEQILELCAAKRIPMVVANPDYVTVEARDLRVMPGTLAAKYEKLGGEVKWMGKPDEIIYKSAMAMAGTDVSDCIAVGDSLHHDIKGANAAGIQSIFITGGIHATELGLHGFGEEADSSSVESLVTKYNAYPSYVLPAFTW, from the exons ATGATTCCCAAATGTTCTTCTTCACTACACCCACTTCAGTTTCAGACCTTCACTGGTCTCCGACAACTCGCCGAAACCCGTCGTTTCAAG GTTTGGTTGTTGGATCAGTTCGGTGTTCTCCACGATGGAAAACAACCTTATCCTGGTGCTATTTCAACAT taGAAAATATTGCAAAGACTGGTGGGAAGATGGTGATCATAAGCAATTCCTCAAGACGTTCATCTGTCACTCTTGAAAAAGTTAAAAGTCTTGGTTTTGATGCTTCTCTTTTTCTAGGAGCAATTACTAGTGGAGAACTCACTCATCAGTACTTACAAAG GAGGGATGATCCTTGGTTTGCATCATTGGGAAGATCTTGTATTCATTTCACTTGGAGTGGTAGGGGAGCAATATCTCTTGAG GGCTTGGACTTGCGAGTTGTGGAGAATGTTGAAGAAGCTGAGTTTGTTTTGGCTCATGGGACTGAAGCCTTGGGGGGTGCCAATGGGAATGCACGTTCAATGAAACTTGAAGACCTTGAACAAATATTGGAGCTTTGCGCTGCAAAAAGGATTCCTATGGTGGTAGCGAATCCAGATTATGTAACTGTTGAAGCAAGAGACCTGCGTGTGATGCCTG GTACGCTAGCAGCTAAATATGAAAAGCTTGGGGGTGAAGTGAAATGGATGGGCAAACCTGATGAG ATAATATACAAGTCAGCTATGGCCATGGCCGGTACAGATGTTTCCGACTGTATTGCTGTGGGTGATTCTCTCCATCATGATATTAAGGGTGCTAATGCTGCTGGAATCCAATCAATTTTTATCACTGGAGGGATTCATGCAACTGAACTTGGACTCCATGGTTTTGGAGAAGAAGCAGATTCATCTTCTGTAGAATCACTTGTGACAAAATATAATGCATACCCATCCTATGTGTTGCCTGCATTCACGTGGTAG